Proteins from a single region of Starkeya sp. ORNL1:
- the dnaE gene encoding DNA polymerase III subunit alpha produces the protein MAGSELGFVHLHVHSSFSLLEGALTIGKLAELAKKDKQPALALTDTGNLFGALEFSEKLAGSGIQPIVGCAVAVDFADQQNARGPQTTRPRIVLLAADEHGWRNLMALVSRSYLDTATDGAPHIRSAWLEDTTDGLIALTGGPDGPIDRAIASGNGELAETRLATLARLFGDRLYVEVQRHGAAEERAVEAQLLELAYRAELPIVATNEPFFASTDDYEAHDALVCIAEGRLVAESNRRQLTPEHRFRTRAEMMALFADLPEALANTIEVARRCAYRPRTIKPILPRFTFDRDEAEELRLQAEEGLARRLAVHGTAPGLDEKVYRDRLAFELEIITRMQFPGYFLIVSDFIKWAKAQGIPVGPGRGSGAGSLVAYSLTITDLDPLRFGLLFERFLNPERVSMPDFDIDFCQERRDEVIRYVQQRYGRDQVAQIITFGTLQARGVLRDVGRVLEMPYGQVDKLCKLVPQNPANPVTLARAIDDEPRLQAERDSSPVVKRAFDIAVRLEGLNRHASTHAAGIVIGDRPLAELVPLYRDPRSDMPVTQYNMKWIEQAGLVKFDFLGLKTLTVLQTAVRLVAQRGITLDLGTIPLDDKKSYDMLTRGETVGVFQVESSGMRRALVDMKPDRLEDIIALVALYRPGPMANIPVYCAVKNGQEKAEYVHPALETSLKETYGVIIYQEQVMQIAQTLSGYSLGEADLLRRAMGKKIRAEMDKQRERFVDGAVERGVTKGKSSEIFDLLAKFADYGFNKSHAAAYALVAYQTAYMKANYPAEFIAASMTLDMSNTDKLGEFRQEAQRLGIVVVPPSVNHSGREFAVRDGKIYYALAAIKGVGGHAVDAIVEARGERPFADLADFAARINAKALNKRTLESLVSAGAFDTVEPNRARALAAIDPVLAHAARLGADAAVGQNDMFGSGAARASLPLPNAEAWLPAERLQREYDAIGFFLTGHPLDDYAPALERLRVQRWTDFTRSVRAGAAAGRLAATVVSRQERRTKTGTKMGIVGLSDPSGQFEAVIFSEGLAQLREVLEPGTALLLHVSAELQGEDVRARIQSAEPLDAAATKMQKGLRIFLRSPDPLESVAARLNSLAGGGRGDGQVALVLLLGERGDTQVEVKLPGRFALSPQIAGAIKAVPGVVQVEAH, from the coding sequence ATGGCAGGGTCTGAGCTTGGGTTCGTGCATCTGCACGTCCACTCGTCTTTCTCGCTGCTCGAAGGCGCGCTCACCATCGGCAAGCTCGCCGAACTGGCGAAGAAGGACAAGCAGCCGGCTCTCGCGCTCACCGACACCGGAAACCTGTTTGGTGCGCTGGAATTCTCCGAGAAGCTGGCCGGCTCCGGCATCCAGCCTATCGTCGGCTGCGCGGTGGCGGTGGACTTCGCCGATCAGCAGAACGCCCGCGGGCCGCAAACGACGCGGCCGCGCATCGTTCTGCTCGCCGCGGATGAGCATGGCTGGCGCAACCTCATGGCGCTGGTCTCGCGCAGCTATCTCGACACCGCCACCGATGGCGCACCGCATATCCGCAGTGCGTGGCTGGAGGACACGACCGATGGCTTGATCGCGCTTACTGGCGGGCCGGATGGCCCGATCGACCGGGCGATCGCGTCGGGCAATGGCGAACTCGCCGAGACCCGGCTGGCCACGCTGGCGCGCCTGTTCGGCGACCGGCTTTATGTCGAGGTCCAGCGTCACGGCGCGGCCGAGGAGCGGGCGGTGGAGGCCCAACTGCTGGAACTGGCCTATCGAGCCGAACTGCCCATCGTCGCCACCAACGAACCCTTCTTCGCCAGCACAGACGACTATGAGGCGCATGACGCGTTGGTCTGTATCGCCGAGGGCCGGCTGGTGGCCGAGAGTAACCGCCGGCAACTGACCCCCGAGCACCGCTTCCGCACCCGTGCCGAGATGATGGCGCTGTTTGCCGATCTGCCCGAGGCGCTGGCCAATACGATCGAAGTGGCGCGGCGCTGCGCCTATCGCCCCCGCACCATCAAGCCGATCCTGCCGCGCTTTACCTTTGACCGCGACGAGGCTGAGGAACTGCGCCTGCAGGCGGAGGAGGGGCTGGCCCGCCGGCTCGCCGTGCACGGCACCGCGCCCGGCCTCGACGAGAAGGTCTATCGCGACCGACTGGCCTTCGAGCTGGAAATCATCACCCGGATGCAGTTCCCGGGCTACTTCCTCATCGTGTCGGACTTCATCAAATGGGCGAAGGCGCAGGGCATCCCGGTCGGGCCGGGGCGCGGCTCGGGCGCCGGCTCGCTGGTCGCCTATTCGCTGACCATCACCGACCTTGATCCGCTGCGCTTCGGCCTGCTGTTCGAGCGCTTCCTCAATCCCGAGCGCGTCTCGATGCCGGACTTCGACATCGATTTCTGCCAGGAGCGGCGCGACGAGGTGATCCGCTATGTGCAACAGCGCTACGGGCGCGATCAGGTGGCACAGATCATCACGTTCGGCACCTTGCAGGCGCGCGGCGTGCTGCGCGACGTCGGCCGCGTGCTGGAGATGCCTTATGGCCAGGTCGACAAGCTCTGCAAGCTGGTGCCGCAGAACCCGGCCAATCCGGTGACGCTGGCCCGCGCCATCGATGACGAGCCGCGCCTCCAGGCCGAGCGCGATTCCTCGCCGGTGGTGAAGCGCGCCTTCGACATCGCGGTGCGGCTCGAAGGGCTGAACCGCCACGCCTCGACCCACGCGGCCGGCATCGTCATCGGCGATCGTCCGCTCGCCGAACTGGTGCCGCTCTATCGCGACCCGCGTTCTGATATGCCGGTTACGCAATACAATATGAAGTGGATCGAGCAGGCCGGACTGGTGAAGTTCGACTTCCTCGGCCTCAAGACCCTGACCGTGCTGCAGACCGCGGTGCGCCTGGTGGCGCAACGCGGCATCACGCTCGATCTCGGCACCATCCCGCTCGACGACAAGAAGAGCTACGACATGCTCACCCGCGGCGAGACGGTGGGCGTGTTCCAGGTGGAAAGCTCCGGCATGCGGCGCGCGCTGGTGGACATGAAGCCGGACCGGCTGGAGGACATCATCGCCCTCGTCGCGCTGTACCGCCCGGGCCCGATGGCCAATATCCCGGTCTATTGCGCGGTGAAGAACGGGCAGGAGAAGGCGGAGTATGTCCACCCCGCGCTCGAGACCAGCCTGAAGGAAACGTACGGCGTCATCATCTACCAGGAACAGGTGATGCAGATCGCGCAGACGCTGTCGGGCTATTCGCTCGGCGAAGCCGACCTGCTGCGCCGCGCCATGGGCAAGAAGATCCGCGCCGAGATGGACAAGCAGCGCGAACGCTTCGTCGACGGCGCGGTGGAGCGCGGCGTCACCAAGGGCAAGTCATCGGAAATTTTCGACCTGCTCGCCAAGTTCGCCGACTACGGCTTCAACAAGAGCCACGCGGCGGCCTATGCCCTGGTCGCCTACCAGACCGCCTATATGAAGGCGAACTACCCGGCGGAATTCATCGCCGCGTCGATGACGCTCGATATGTCGAACACCGACAAGCTCGGCGAATTCCGCCAGGAAGCGCAGCGGCTCGGCATCGTGGTGGTGCCGCCGTCGGTGAACCATTCCGGCCGTGAATTCGCGGTGCGCGACGGCAAGATTTATTACGCGCTAGCCGCCATCAAGGGCGTCGGCGGCCATGCGGTCGATGCCATCGTCGAGGCGCGCGGCGAACGGCCCTTCGCCGATCTCGCCGACTTCGCCGCCCGCATCAATGCCAAGGCACTGAACAAGCGGACTTTGGAAAGCCTGGTCAGCGCCGGCGCGTTCGATACGGTGGAGCCGAATCGTGCCCGCGCGCTCGCCGCCATCGATCCGGTGCTCGCCCATGCGGCGCGGCTCGGAGCGGACGCCGCGGTCGGGCAGAACGACATGTTCGGCAGCGGCGCGGCGCGCGCCAGCCTGCCATTGCCCAACGCCGAGGCGTGGCTGCCGGCCGAGCGGCTGCAGCGCGAATACGATGCCATCGGCTTCTTTCTCACCGGCCATCCGCTCGACGATTACGCCCCGGCACTGGAGCGCCTGCGGGTGCAGCGCTGGACCGACTTCACCCGCTCGGTACGCGCCGGCGCCGCCGCCGGCCGGCTCGCCGCGACCGTCGTCAGCCGGCAGGAGCGCCGCACCAAGACCGGCACCAAGATGGGCATTGTCGGGCTTTCCGACCCGTCCGGCCAGTTCGAGGCAGTGATCTTCTCGGAAGGGCTGGCGCAACTTCGCGAGGTGCTGGAGCCCGGCACCGCGCTGCTGCTCCACGTGTCGGCGGAGTTGCAGGGCGAGGATGTGCGCGCGCGGATCCAAAGCGCCGAGCCGCTCGATGCCGCCGCAACCAAGATGCAGAAGGGGCTGCGCATCTTCCTGCGCTCGCCCGATCCGCTGGAGAGCGTCGCCGCGCGGCTCAATTCGCTCGCGGGCGGCGGGCGAGGGGACGGGCAGGTGGCTTTGGTGCTGCTGCTCGGCGAGCGCGGCGACACCCAGGTGGAGGTGAAGCTGCCCGGCCGCTTCGCCCTGTCGCCGCAGATCGCCGGCGCCATCAAGGCTGTGCCCGGCGTGGTGCAGGTCGAGGCGCATTAG
- a CDS encoding ABC transporter ATP-binding protein: MASALRLTGIERRYVQGEGTLDILRGADFEVMEGQSVALVAPSGTGKSTLLHIAGLLEHQDAGEVLIAGRPTAGLPDADRTRIRRLDVGFVYQFHHLLPEFSALENVMLPQMIRGLTKREASVRATELLSYLGLAERLQHRPGELSGGEQQRVAIARAVANAPRVLLADEPTGNLDPKTSAHVFHALSQLVEATGLAAIIATHNMDLASQMHRRVTLREGRVVELV, translated from the coding sequence ATGGCCTCCGCTCTCCGTCTGACCGGCATCGAGCGCCGTTACGTGCAAGGCGAAGGCACGCTCGACATCCTGCGCGGCGCCGACTTCGAAGTGATGGAGGGCCAGTCCGTCGCCCTCGTCGCGCCGTCCGGCACCGGCAAGTCGACACTGCTGCACATTGCCGGTCTGCTGGAGCACCAGGACGCCGGCGAGGTACTGATCGCGGGTCGTCCCACGGCGGGCCTGCCCGATGCCGATCGCACCCGCATCCGGCGGCTCGATGTCGGCTTCGTCTACCAGTTCCACCATTTGCTGCCGGAATTCTCGGCGCTCGAGAATGTCATGCTGCCGCAGATGATCCGCGGCCTCACCAAGCGCGAAGCCTCGGTGCGGGCAACCGAGTTGCTCAGCTATCTCGGCCTTGCCGAGCGGCTGCAGCACCGCCCGGGCGAGCTCTCCGGCGGCGAGCAGCAGCGCGTCGCCATTGCCCGCGCCGTGGCGAATGCGCCGCGCGTGCTGCTTGCCGACGAGCCGACCGGCAATCTCGATCCCAAGACCAGCGCCCATGTGTTCCATGCGCTGTCCCAGCTCGTCGAGGCCACCGGCCTCGCGGCAATCATCGCCACCCACAATATGGACCTCGCCAGCCAGATGCATCGGCGCGTCACGCTCCGCGAAGGGCGGGTCGTCGAGCTCGTCTGA
- a CDS encoding lipoprotein-releasing ABC transporter permease subunit, which translates to MLSLRYLRARRKEGFISVIAGFSFLGIMLGVATLIIVMAVMNGFRTELLGKILGLNGHLLVQPIDSPLTDFDEVAKRIAGVPGIKLAVPLVEGQALASSAFNASGVLVRGLSEANLRALPSIGSNIRQGTLEGFDTGEGLAIGKRLADQLSVRAGDNLTLVAPRGTVTPMGTTPRIKVYKIAAVFEIGMSEYDSAFVFMPLAESQAYFNKDGDVTAIEVYTDNPDNMDYFRKAVNDAAGRPIYVVDWRQRNATFFNALQVERNVMFLILTLIVVVAAFNIVSGLNMLVKDKGRDIGILRTMGATRGAVMRIFLVTGAAIGVVGTFAGFLLGLVVCLNVEEIRQFISWLTATELFSPELYYLSRLPAEMNAGETATVVIMALILSFLAPLYPSWRAARMDPVEALRYE; encoded by the coding sequence ATGCTCTCGCTGCGCTACCTGCGCGCGCGGCGCAAGGAAGGCTTCATCTCCGTCATCGCCGGCTTCTCCTTCCTCGGCATCATGCTGGGCGTGGCAACGCTGATCATCGTCATGGCGGTGATGAACGGCTTCCGCACCGAACTGCTCGGCAAGATCCTCGGCCTCAACGGCCATTTGCTGGTGCAGCCGATCGACAGTCCGCTCACCGATTTCGACGAGGTCGCCAAGCGCATTGCCGGCGTGCCGGGCATCAAGCTCGCCGTGCCGCTGGTGGAAGGGCAGGCTCTGGCCTCGTCCGCCTTCAATGCCAGCGGCGTGCTGGTGCGCGGGCTGTCGGAGGCCAATCTGCGCGCGTTGCCTTCGATCGGCAGCAATATCCGCCAGGGCACGCTGGAGGGCTTCGACACGGGCGAGGGGCTGGCCATCGGCAAACGCCTCGCCGACCAGCTCTCGGTGCGGGCAGGGGACAACCTCACACTCGTCGCCCCGCGCGGCACGGTGACCCCAATGGGGACGACGCCGCGCATAAAAGTCTACAAGATCGCCGCGGTGTTCGAGATCGGCATGTCTGAATATGACAGCGCCTTCGTGTTCATGCCGCTGGCGGAATCGCAGGCCTATTTCAACAAGGATGGCGACGTCACCGCCATCGAGGTCTACACCGACAATCCCGACAATATGGATTACTTCCGCAAGGCGGTGAACGATGCGGCCGGCCGGCCGATCTATGTGGTCGACTGGCGACAGCGCAACGCCACCTTCTTCAACGCGCTGCAGGTCGAGCGCAATGTGATGTTTCTCATCCTTACGCTGATCGTGGTGGTGGCGGCCTTCAACATCGTCTCGGGCCTCAACATGCTGGTGAAGGACAAGGGCCGCGACATCGGCATCTTGCGCACCATGGGGGCGACCCGCGGCGCGGTGATGCGCATCTTCCTCGTCACCGGCGCCGCCATCGGCGTGGTCGGCACCTTCGCCGGCTTCCTGCTCGGCCTCGTGGTGTGCCTGAATGTCGAGGAGATCCGGCAGTTCATCTCCTGGCTGACCGCGACCGAGCTGTTCTCGCCCGAGCTCTATTACCTTAGCCGGCTACCCGCCGAGATGAATGCTGGCGAGACCGCGACCGTGGTCATCATGGCGCTCATCCTCTCCTTCCTCGCTCCGCTCTACCCGTCCTGGCGCGCCGCGCGCATGGATCCGGTGGAAGCGCTCCGCTACGAGTAG
- the proS gene encoding proline--tRNA ligase, producing the protein MRLSRYFLPILREVPKEAEIVSHRLMLRAGMIRQESAGIYAWLPLGKRVLDKICDVVRAEQNRSGAIEILMPTIQSADLWRESGRYDDYGKEMLRIKDRHERDMLFGPTNEEMLTEIVRAYVRSYKDLPLNLYHIQWKFRDEVRPRFGVMRSREFLMKDAYSVDVDFETAVTAYNRMFVAYLRTFARLGLKAIPMVADTGPIGGNHSHEFIILASTGESEVFCHADYLDMATPGTDVDFSDAKALQTLVNQWTSLYAATEEKHDEAAFAQVPENRRLSARGIEVGHIFYFGTKYSEPMGAKVAGPDGVERPVHMGSYGIGPSRLVAAIIEASHDENGIIWPEEIAPFRVGLLNLKPGDAATDAACDKLYAELQARQVDVLYDDTDERPGSKFATADLIGLPWQIIVGPKGLAAGTVELKRRADGSRETLPLDAVLTRVLG; encoded by the coding sequence ATGCGTCTGTCCCGCTATTTCCTTCCCATCCTGCGCGAGGTTCCGAAGGAAGCGGAAATCGTCTCGCACCGGCTGATGCTGCGTGCCGGCATGATCCGGCAGGAAAGCGCCGGCATCTATGCCTGGCTGCCGCTCGGCAAGCGCGTGCTCGACAAGATTTGCGATGTGGTTCGCGCCGAGCAGAACCGCTCCGGCGCCATCGAGATCCTGATGCCGACCATCCAGTCGGCGGATCTGTGGCGCGAGAGCGGGCGCTATGACGACTACGGCAAGGAAATGCTCCGCATCAAGGACCGGCACGAGCGCGACATGCTATTCGGCCCGACCAATGAGGAGATGCTCACCGAGATCGTCCGCGCTTATGTGCGCTCCTACAAGGATCTGCCGCTGAACCTCTACCACATCCAGTGGAAGTTCCGAGACGAGGTACGCCCGCGCTTCGGTGTGATGCGCTCGCGCGAATTCCTGATGAAGGACGCCTATTCGGTCGATGTCGATTTCGAGACCGCGGTCACCGCCTATAACCGCATGTTCGTCGCCTATCTGCGCACCTTCGCCCGGCTCGGCCTGAAGGCGATCCCGATGGTGGCCGACACCGGGCCGATCGGCGGCAATCACAGCCACGAATTCATCATCCTCGCCTCCACCGGCGAGAGCGAGGTGTTTTGCCACGCCGACTATCTCGACATGGCGACGCCGGGCACCGATGTCGATTTTTCTGATGCAAAAGCGCTGCAAACCCTCGTGAACCAGTGGACCAGCCTTTATGCCGCCACGGAGGAGAAGCACGACGAGGCGGCGTTCGCGCAGGTGCCGGAGAATCGGCGGCTGTCGGCGCGTGGCATCGAGGTCGGGCACATCTTCTATTTCGGCACCAAATACTCCGAGCCGATGGGCGCCAAGGTGGCCGGCCCTGATGGCGTCGAGCGGCCGGTCCATATGGGCTCCTACGGCATCGGCCCGTCGCGCCTGGTCGCCGCGATCATCGAGGCCTCTCACGACGAGAACGGCATCATCTGGCCAGAAGAGATCGCGCCGTTCCGCGTCGGCCTGTTGAACCTCAAGCCTGGCGATGCCGCCACCGACGCGGCGTGCGACAAGCTCTATGCCGAGCTCCAGGCCCGCCAGGTCGACGTGCTCTACGATGACACCGACGAGCGTCCCGGCTCGAAATTCGCCACCGCGGACCTGATCGGGCTGCCCTGGCAGATCATCGTCGGGCCGAAGGGGCTCGCCGCTGGCACGGTCGAACTGAAACGCCGCGCCGACGGTTCGCGCGAGACCTTGCCGCTCGATGCGGTGCTGACGCGGGTTTTGGGATGA
- a CDS encoding phosphomannomutase/phosphoglucomutase, translating into MFPIPQPALSPNTYEYESFPMVKPTGFREYDARWFFGKELNLMGVQAVGMGLGTLVKRLGVKPEFVTGHDFRAYSASIKQALVNGLLATGCTVHDIGLCMSPMAYFGQFELDVPCVAMVTASHNDNGWTGVKMGAQRPVTFGPDEMSALKEIVLAADFDLTGGGAYSFVPNFFDRYFKDLTSRPKISRKLKVVAACGNGTAGAFAPQILEALGCEVVPLDTELDYTFPKYNPNPEDMEMLHAIAAKVKETGADVGLGFDGDGDRCGVVDNNGNEIFADKIGVMLARDLSKLHPEATFVVDVKSTGLFASDPELLARGVKADYWKTGHSHIKRRVADLNALAGFEKSGHFFFNAPIGRGYDDGLVTAIAVIDMLDRNRDKSMADLYDELPKTWGSPTMSPHCDDEVKYRVVDTVLKRFEAKKASGDSMAGSPIVDLVTVNGIRVVTEDGTWGLVRASSNKPELVVVVESPISEAKMHAMFKEIDAVVRENPEVGAYNQTI; encoded by the coding sequence ATGTTTCCCATACCCCAGCCTGCGCTTTCGCCGAACACCTATGAGTATGAATCGTTCCCGATGGTGAAGCCGACCGGCTTCCGCGAGTACGATGCCCGCTGGTTCTTCGGCAAGGAACTGAACCTCATGGGGGTTCAGGCCGTCGGCATGGGCCTGGGCACGCTCGTCAAGCGCCTTGGCGTGAAGCCGGAGTTCGTTACCGGGCACGATTTCCGCGCCTATTCCGCTTCCATCAAGCAAGCGCTCGTCAACGGCCTGCTGGCAACCGGCTGCACGGTGCATGACATCGGGCTCTGCATGTCGCCCATGGCCTATTTCGGCCAGTTCGAGCTCGACGTCCCCTGCGTCGCGATGGTCACGGCCTCGCACAATGACAATGGCTGGACCGGCGTGAAGATGGGTGCGCAGCGCCCGGTGACGTTCGGCCCCGACGAAATGAGCGCGCTGAAGGAGATCGTGCTGGCGGCCGATTTCGACCTGACCGGCGGCGGCGCCTACAGCTTTGTGCCGAATTTCTTCGACCGCTATTTCAAGGACCTGACCAGCCGGCCGAAAATCTCACGCAAGCTGAAGGTGGTGGCCGCCTGCGGCAACGGCACGGCCGGCGCCTTCGCGCCGCAGATCCTCGAGGCGCTGGGCTGCGAGGTGGTGCCGCTCGACACCGAGCTCGATTACACCTTCCCGAAGTACAATCCGAACCCCGAGGACATGGAGATGCTCCATGCCATCGCGGCGAAGGTGAAGGAGACCGGTGCCGATGTCGGCCTCGGCTTCGACGGCGACGGTGATCGCTGCGGCGTGGTCGACAATAATGGCAACGAGATTTTCGCCGACAAGATCGGCGTCATGCTGGCCCGCGACCTGTCGAAGCTCCATCCCGAGGCGACGTTCGTGGTCGACGTGAAGTCAACTGGCCTGTTCGCGAGCGATCCGGAACTCCTGGCCCGCGGGGTCAAAGCCGACTATTGGAAGACCGGCCACTCCCACATCAAGCGCCGGGTTGCCGATCTCAACGCGCTGGCGGGCTTCGAGAAATCCGGCCATTTCTTCTTCAATGCGCCGATCGGGCGCGGCTACGACGACGGCCTGGTGACGGCGATCGCGGTGATCGACATGCTCGATCGCAACCGCGATAAATCCATGGCCGATCTGTATGACGAACTGCCCAAGACATGGGGCTCGCCCACCATGTCGCCGCATTGCGACGACGAGGTGAAATACCGCGTCGTCGACACGGTCCTGAAGCGGTTCGAGGCCAAGAAAGCCTCCGGCGACAGCATGGCGGGCAGCCCGATCGTCGATCTCGTCACCGTCAACGGCATTCGCGTCGTCACCGAGGACGGCACCTGGGGGCTCGTGCGGGCCTCATCCAACAAGCCGGAGCTGGTGGTCGTCGTCGAGAGCCCGATCTCGGAAGCGAAGATGCACGCCATGTTCAAGGAGATCGACGCGGTGGTACGCGAGAACCCGGAAGTCGGCGCGTACAACCAGACCATCTGA
- a CDS encoding polysaccharide biosynthesis/export family protein, translated as MTRNFVAYLSLPVGANCRRLSVLAMMAFLVAGCAGGPAPGSAAGAAGASNVSESYTLGVGDKLRITVFNEDTLSGEFTVDSSGSVAMPLIGTMKAVGMTQRQLEEAITAKLRGGYMRDPRVNVEVLTYRPFYILGEVSKPGEYPYRNGMNVMSAVAVAGGFTYRANDSTVYIRRAGRSDEQSYSVTTTTMVNPGDIVRVPERIF; from the coding sequence ATGACGCGTAATTTCGTAGCATATCTGTCTTTGCCTGTTGGTGCTAACTGCCGTCGGTTATCCGTATTGGCAATGATGGCATTTTTAGTTGCCGGCTGCGCCGGCGGCCCGGCACCCGGCTCTGCCGCTGGGGCGGCCGGTGCGTCTAATGTCAGCGAAAGCTACACACTGGGCGTTGGAGACAAGCTGCGGATCACCGTGTTCAACGAGGATACGCTGTCAGGCGAGTTCACGGTCGATTCCAGCGGCTCGGTCGCCATGCCGCTGATCGGCACCATGAAGGCCGTTGGCATGACCCAGCGGCAGCTGGAAGAGGCCATCACCGCAAAACTGCGCGGCGGCTATATGCGCGATCCCCGGGTGAACGTGGAAGTTCTGACCTATCGGCCCTTCTACATTCTGGGCGAAGTGTCGAAGCCCGGTGAATACCCCTATCGCAACGGCATGAACGTGATGAGCGCCGTGGCCGTGGCGGGCGGATTTACGTATCGCGCGAATGACAGCACGGTCTACATACGCCGGGCAGGAAGAAGCGACGAGCAGTCCTATTCGGTCACGACGACGACGATGGTCAATCCGGGCGATATCGTGCGCGTGCCGGAGCGGATTTTCTGA
- a CDS encoding acyltransferase: protein MKLRSLNQFSWLRRFLVKLKYFYYTKLWGMDIHPTATYSLSVRFDKTFPKGIHIGEMTYVAFDSAILCHDRTRGLYLHTRIGKNCFIGARSIILPGIQIGDECVVGSGSVVTKDVPPRCVVVGNPAKIIQENIEVGPYGRFLYADQPGYVKPSRSPLQPATVSAESATASS from the coding sequence ATGAAGCTTCGGAGTCTGAATCAATTTTCTTGGCTCAGAAGGTTTCTGGTGAAACTAAAGTATTTTTACTACACAAAATTATGGGGGATGGATATCCACCCCACGGCGACATATTCATTGAGCGTCCGATTCGATAAGACCTTCCCGAAAGGGATACATATCGGTGAGATGACCTATGTCGCGTTCGATTCCGCGATATTGTGCCATGACCGTACGCGAGGGCTCTACCTGCATACGCGAATCGGGAAGAATTGCTTCATTGGTGCTCGCAGCATCATCTTGCCTGGCATACAGATCGGCGATGAATGCGTGGTCGGGTCGGGCAGCGTCGTCACCAAGGACGTGCCCCCGCGCTGCGTCGTTGTGGGCAACCCGGCCAAAATTATTCAGGAGAACATCGAGGTCGGCCCGTACGGGCGGTTTCTCTACGCCGATCAGCCCGGCTATGTGAAACCCTCTCGTTCGCCACTGCAGCCTGCAACGGTGTCGGCCGAGAGCGCGACCGCCAGCTCCTGA
- a CDS encoding O-antigen ligase family protein, translated as MPFRIAIAIAYGVFIINAGAVLKIDAINVIEKGAFLIAATLYVTSRPRSNVILWMLGLNCLLIFFLGYFTTYPGFSWSTLIKSLNQIFIVYMLLACVPTEADRDAFLKIAAWLPIASTFLGILYHLAGLRAISGFEYSTGLMRFQGSLIPAFLAGVAMCGTFAAMQFALIKRPIYFGVAGADFLILLLTGGRAALAVTLVVCGVSFYLKPQVSLKLKTIGTIVGLAVGGLMLGAMWESIATRFQSSGANGRDIMWPYLEDLASQYPWTGVGFGHQFFTVPREVVILTGSTAAHNDFIRIMVELGYVGVVIFYALFILAVLWVWRSPHVNKSPIVLIALAGFLFLSRTDNALATPAYFPLIILSVMASVRYPSRTPARAGVPDRLPAVPRRAAVRPIAPLQPSGPAGSASGS; from the coding sequence ATGCCCTTTCGGATAGCGATAGCAATCGCTTACGGCGTGTTCATCATCAACGCCGGCGCTGTCCTGAAAATCGATGCGATCAACGTTATCGAGAAGGGCGCCTTCCTTATCGCGGCGACACTTTATGTGACCAGCCGGCCTCGCAGCAATGTGATATTGTGGATGCTGGGGCTCAACTGCCTGCTGATATTTTTTCTCGGATACTTCACGACTTATCCCGGTTTTTCGTGGAGTACTCTTATAAAATCACTCAATCAGATTTTCATCGTCTATATGTTGCTGGCCTGCGTACCGACGGAGGCGGACCGCGATGCCTTCCTCAAGATCGCCGCGTGGTTGCCGATCGCGTCCACGTTCCTCGGCATCCTCTATCACCTGGCCGGCCTTCGCGCGATTTCAGGCTTTGAGTACTCGACCGGCCTGATGCGCTTCCAGGGCTCGCTGATCCCCGCATTCCTGGCCGGGGTCGCGATGTGCGGCACGTTTGCCGCCATGCAATTCGCCCTCATCAAACGGCCCATCTATTTCGGCGTTGCCGGAGCCGATTTTCTGATCCTGCTCCTCACCGGCGGGCGCGCCGCCTTGGCCGTTACCCTCGTCGTGTGCGGCGTTTCGTTCTATCTGAAGCCGCAGGTTTCCCTGAAGCTGAAGACCATAGGCACGATCGTCGGCCTCGCGGTCGGCGGCCTCATGCTTGGCGCCATGTGGGAGAGCATCGCCACCCGGTTCCAATCCAGCGGCGCGAACGGCCGCGACATCATGTGGCCGTACCTCGAAGATCTGGCGTCGCAGTACCCCTGGACCGGCGTCGGGTTCGGCCATCAGTTCTTCACGGTGCCGCGCGAAGTGGTCATCCTGACCGGCTCCACCGCAGCGCATAATGACTTCATCCGCATCATGGTCGAATTGGGTTATGTCGGCGTCGTCATCTTCTACGCCCTGTTCATTCTGGCTGTGCTGTGGGTCTGGCGCAGTCCGCACGTCAACAAGAGCCCGATCGTCCTGATCGCTCTCGCCGGGTTCCTCTTCCTGTCCCGCACCGACAATGCCCTCGCGACGCCCGCCTATTTCCCGCTGATCATCCTCAGCGTCATGGCGAGTGTCCGGTATCCCTCGCGTACGCCGGCGAGAGCGGGCGTTCCCGACCGTCTCCCGGCGGTACCGCGGCGCGCTGCGGTACGGCCGATCGCACCTTTGCAGCCGTCCGGCCCCGCCGGCTCGGCGTCAGGGAGTTGA